A window of the Rhodoferax sp. GW822-FHT02A01 genome harbors these coding sequences:
- the alr gene encoding alanine racemase gives MPRPILATIHTQALAHNLNVARSHAPDARVWAVVKANAYGHGIERAFNGLRGADGFALLDLAEAQRVRDLGWRGPVLLLEGVFEQRDLELCSRLDLWHAVHCNEQIDMLAAHKTNVPQRVFLKMNSGMNRLGFRPERYRSAWTRLNALPQVDEISHMTHFSDADGAAGIARQMQVFDATTRDLPGERTVSNSAAVLRHAGVPGASDWVRPGIVVYGSAPDFPEHSAAHWGLQPTMTLEAKIIGVQHLQPGDTVGYGSSFVATAPMRIGVVACGYADGYPRICPTGTPALVDGARSQTLGRVSMDMLSVDLTDLPNAGMGSTVTLWGRAANGAVLPIDEVAAKAGTLAYELMCALAARVPVVVDA, from the coding sequence ATGCCCCGTCCGATCCTAGCCACCATCCACACCCAAGCCCTGGCCCACAACCTCAACGTCGCCCGCAGCCACGCGCCAGATGCCCGGGTCTGGGCGGTCGTGAAAGCGAATGCCTATGGCCACGGCATCGAGCGTGCCTTCAACGGCCTGCGCGGTGCTGACGGCTTTGCCTTGCTGGATCTGGCCGAAGCCCAGCGCGTGCGCGATCTGGGCTGGCGCGGTCCGGTGCTGCTGCTCGAAGGCGTGTTCGAGCAGCGTGACCTGGAACTGTGTTCACGCCTGGACCTCTGGCATGCGGTGCACTGCAATGAGCAGATCGACATGCTGGCCGCCCACAAGACCAACGTGCCGCAACGGGTGTTCCTCAAGATGAACAGCGGCATGAACCGCTTGGGCTTTCGGCCCGAGCGGTACCGCAGTGCCTGGACGCGCCTCAACGCCCTGCCGCAGGTGGACGAGATTTCCCACATGACCCATTTCAGCGACGCCGATGGCGCTGCCGGCATAGCACGGCAGATGCAGGTGTTCGATGCCACCACCCGCGATCTGCCCGGCGAGCGCACGGTGAGCAACAGTGCCGCGGTGTTGCGCCACGCGGGTGTGCCCGGTGCCAGCGACTGGGTGCGCCCCGGCATCGTGGTGTACGGCAGTGCACCGGACTTTCCCGAGCACAGCGCCGCCCACTGGGGTTTGCAACCCACCATGACGCTGGAGGCCAAGATCATTGGTGTGCAGCATCTGCAGCCGGGCGACACGGTGGGTTATGGCTCCAGCTTTGTGGCAACGGCACCCATGCGCATTGGCGTGGTGGCCTGCGGCTATGCCGACGGCTATCCGCGCATCTGCCCCACCGGCACACCGGCGCTGGTGGATGGCGCGCGCAGCCAGACGTTGGGACGCGTCAGCATGGACATGCTCAGCGTGGATCTGACGGACCTGCCAAATGCCGGCATGGGCAGCACAGTCACCCTCTGGGGGCGCGCCGCCAATGGCGCAGTGCTTCCCATCGATGAAGTGGCGGCCA
- the lplT gene encoding lysophospholipid transporter LplT — MKRGFFTIMSAQFFSSLADNALFVAAVQLLRGGGAPTWQQAALVPMFALFYVVLAPFVGAFADALPKGRVMLLSNSIKVVGCLMMLFGTHPLMAYAVVGLGAAAYSPAKYGILTELLPASQLVKANGWIEGLTISSIILGVLLGGQLVGPKISAHLLAFDLPLIDTGINTPPEAAICVLIFVYLLAAWFNTRIPLTDFPLRPMPRNFLGLLPDFWHCNVRLWRDRLGQISLSTTTLFWGVSGNLRYIVLAWAAAALGYSVTQASALVGVVAIGTAVGAVAASLRMRLEHATNVMPLGIGMGLLVILLNFIDNVWVAAPFLVLLGGLGGFLVVPMNALLQHRGHNLMGSGRSIAVQNFNEQACILGLGGFYSLSTGLGLSAFGAITVFGVVVAGFMWVIKRWHERNCIEHSAEVEYLLDIARNDDMHS, encoded by the coding sequence ATGAAACGCGGCTTTTTCACCATCATGTCGGCGCAGTTCTTCAGCTCGCTGGCCGACAACGCACTGTTTGTGGCAGCGGTGCAACTGTTACGTGGCGGAGGTGCTCCCACCTGGCAACAGGCGGCGCTGGTGCCCATGTTTGCTTTGTTTTACGTGGTGTTGGCGCCTTTTGTGGGCGCGTTTGCCGATGCCTTGCCCAAGGGGCGCGTGATGCTGCTGAGCAATTCCATCAAGGTAGTGGGCTGCCTGATGATGCTGTTCGGCACGCACCCGCTGATGGCCTATGCCGTTGTGGGTCTGGGGGCTGCGGCCTACTCGCCCGCCAAATACGGCATCCTCACCGAACTGTTGCCAGCGTCCCAACTCGTCAAGGCCAATGGCTGGATCGAGGGCCTAACCATCTCCTCCATCATTCTGGGCGTGCTGCTGGGCGGCCAGTTGGTAGGCCCCAAGATTTCCGCGCATCTGCTGGCGTTTGACCTTCCTCTGATAGACACCGGCATCAATACACCACCGGAAGCCGCCATCTGCGTGCTCATTTTTGTCTACTTGCTGGCGGCCTGGTTCAACACACGCATTCCGCTCACCGACTTTCCGTTGCGTCCCATGCCGCGCAACTTCCTGGGACTGCTGCCCGATTTCTGGCACTGCAATGTGCGGCTGTGGCGCGACCGCCTGGGACAGATCTCGCTGTCCACCACCACCCTGTTCTGGGGTGTGAGCGGCAACCTGCGCTACATCGTGCTGGCCTGGGCTGCGGCTGCGCTGGGCTATAGCGTGACGCAGGCCTCCGCCCTGGTCGGCGTGGTGGCCATCGGTACGGCCGTGGGTGCGGTAGCAGCTTCGCTGCGCATGCGGCTGGAGCACGCCACCAACGTCATGCCGCTGGGCATAGGCATGGGGCTGCTGGTCATCCTGCTGAACTTCATCGACAACGTCTGGGTGGCAGCGCCTTTTCTGGTGCTGCTGGGCGGGCTGGGCGGCTTTCTGGTCGTGCCCATGAATGCCCTGCTGCAGCACCGCGGCCACAACCTGATGGGCTCGGGTCGCTCCATTGCCGTGCAGAACTTCAACGAGCAGGCCTGCATCCTGGGGCTGGGCGGCTTCTACAGTCTGTCCACCGGACTGGGACTGTCGGCGTTCGGCGCCATCACGGTGTTCGGCGTGGTGGTGGCCGGCTTCATGTGGGTGATCAAGCGCTGGCACGAGCGCAACTGCATCGAGCACTCCGCCGAGGTCGAATACCTGCTCGACATTGCCCGCAACGACGACATGCACAGCTGA
- a CDS encoding aldo/keto reductase: MQKRALGSFQVGRIGLGCMNLDHAYGPAVSEEEGERALLGALDAGYTLMDTATLYGAGMNEERVGRVLRNRRNDYVLSSKCGMEITKVDGKPVRVIDGSPETLMRQIEASLRRLGVDVIDLYYLHRWDRKVPIEDSVGALARMVEKGYVRSIGLSEVSAVTLRRAHAVHPITALQTEYSLWSRNAEIAALDACRELGVAFVAFSPVARGYLCDRLHDVTALYAKDIRRSMPRFEPATYAKNLELLTPYRQLAEQVGCTPSQLALAWLLHKAPHIIPIPGSQKLDHILENAAADNVVLSADVMQQLEGLINNSTVHGPRYDPQATGEVDTEQFA, encoded by the coding sequence ATGCAAAAGCGTGCACTGGGAAGTTTTCAGGTCGGGCGCATCGGTCTGGGGTGTATGAACCTGGACCATGCCTACGGACCGGCGGTCAGCGAAGAAGAGGGTGAACGGGCCCTGCTCGGTGCCCTGGACGCGGGCTACACCTTGATGGATACCGCCACGCTGTATGGCGCCGGCATGAACGAGGAGCGGGTGGGCCGCGTGCTGCGCAACCGCCGCAACGACTACGTGCTGTCCAGCAAATGCGGCATGGAGATCACCAAGGTCGACGGCAAGCCCGTGCGCGTGATCGACGGCAGTCCCGAAACCCTGATGCGCCAGATCGAGGCCAGCCTGCGCCGCCTGGGTGTGGATGTCATCGATCTGTATTACCTGCACCGTTGGGACCGCAAGGTGCCCATCGAAGACAGCGTGGGTGCGTTGGCACGCATGGTGGAAAAGGGCTACGTGCGCAGCATCGGCTTGAGCGAGGTATCTGCTGTCACCTTGCGCCGCGCCCATGCGGTGCACCCTATCACTGCTTTGCAGACCGAGTATTCGCTATGGAGCCGCAATGCGGAAATCGCCGCACTGGACGCCTGCCGCGAGCTGGGCGTGGCCTTTGTGGCATTCAGTCCGGTGGCGCGCGGCTATCTGTGCGACCGGTTGCACGATGTCACTGCGCTGTACGCCAAGGACATACGTCGCAGCATGCCCCGCTTCGAGCCTGCGACCTACGCCAAAAATCTGGAGCTGCTTACGCCCTACCGGCAACTGGCGGAGCAGGTGGGTTGCACGCCGTCGCAACTGGCGCTGGCCTGGCTGCTGCACAAGGCGCCGCACATCATTCCGATTCCGGGCAGCCAGAAGCTCGATCACATTCTGGAAAACGCCGCAGCTGACAACGTGGTGCTCAGCGCCGACGTGATGCAGCAGCTCGAAGGCCTGATCAACAACAGCACGGTGCACGGGCCGCGCTACGACCCGCAAGCCACCGGCGAAGTGGATACCGAGCAATTCGCCTGA
- a CDS encoding response regulator, which produces METAVNVNPDRHAARKERRFLYGAALTVCLLLCVGSLYAVLELRASATARLRSTTQNLAASVNQTVDGLIDQIDVALLASADEIKRQSATLHPERAAITRYLETQAGRVRHVAYLRATDAQGRVVYGPDLPATAVSVGDREFFVYLRDDPGAGLFMAKPVVSRTSGLAVVTFARRFNHDDGSFAGIVYASVTLDELKSLLSQVPMEDGGSLTLRHRDMSLMVRKVFGGENQMPMGSMRISRSFEQAFKRDPMQGTYFSDDLGPDAIPRLSSYRRSVKYSYVVNVGMPVDAALQGWQRQAAEVLSLAALLVLSILVLARQISQSRMRLQDLVDSLQNSQRALESKNAELAQTELRQRTLLENLQTGLVVHAPDTHVLFCNAIASKLLGLSREQMEGKVAVDPAWCFVDTTGRRLAPDEYPISRVIREQKALKDIALGVRVPGREDVVWLEVSAFPEFETDGPLKQVVVNFHDVTQRRHAEEARERAARALRLVSDTNITLARSEGEHQLLEDICRLVCEKGGYRMAWVGYAQQDDKRSVVPEAQWGIDDGYLATIQISWSGDSEYGRGPVGTALRSGVVQVNRNYLQNPNTAPWREAALIHGYRSSIALPFAKKSGMRGVVSIYAAEEDAFAADEVVLLEELAGNLAYGLDAIEDRQRRIDAEFASRAKADFLANMSHEIRTPLNAITGMAQLIRKDGLTHEQSNRLDKLEGASRHLLRIIDAILDLSKIDAGKLTLEAVPLRVEQVVANVMSMVADRARAKNLELVSEVPAMPLNLIGDVTRLQQALLNYASNAVKFTESGKIIVRAMLLEETPTSVTLRLEVEDTGIGIEPHALQRLFEAFEQADNSITRKYGGTGLGLAITAQLARLMGGEAGATSAPGAGSTFWFTVRLEKNPDADFADSDADDDELRMLLQARHAGKRVLLAEDEPVNCEITSYMLEEAGFVVDVAEDGVAAVERAGQLLYDLIIMDMQMPRMSGLEATRAIRQLPNYGDVPIVAMTANAFVEDRVRCMEAGMDGFVTKPLPARVLYAALLQALK; this is translated from the coding sequence ATGGAAACTGCAGTGAACGTCAACCCCGATAGGCATGCTGCGCGCAAGGAGCGCAGGTTCCTGTATGGCGCAGCGTTGACGGTCTGCCTGTTGCTCTGCGTGGGCTCCCTCTACGCGGTCCTTGAGTTGCGCGCAAGCGCCACGGCGCGCCTGCGCAGTACCACGCAAAACCTGGCGGCATCGGTCAACCAGACGGTGGACGGCCTGATTGATCAGATTGACGTGGCACTGCTGGCGTCGGCTGATGAAATCAAACGTCAGAGCGCAACCCTGCATCCCGAGCGCGCGGCCATTACCCGCTACCTGGAAACACAGGCCGGACGGGTACGGCACGTGGCCTATCTGCGGGCAACCGACGCGCAGGGTCGGGTGGTGTATGGGCCGGACCTTCCAGCAACCGCGGTGAGCGTGGGCGACCGCGAGTTCTTCGTCTATTTGCGTGATGACCCGGGGGCCGGTCTGTTCATGGCCAAGCCCGTTGTCAGCAGGACTTCCGGCCTGGCGGTGGTCACCTTTGCACGTCGTTTCAACCATGATGACGGGAGCTTTGCCGGCATCGTGTACGCCTCTGTGACATTGGACGAGCTCAAGTCTTTGCTGTCCCAAGTACCCATGGAGGACGGTGGTTCGCTGACGCTACGGCACCGGGATATGAGCCTGATGGTTCGCAAGGTGTTCGGTGGTGAAAACCAAATGCCTATGGGGAGCATGCGAATCAGCAGGAGCTTTGAGCAGGCTTTCAAGCGTGACCCGATGCAGGGAACCTATTTCAGCGACGACTTGGGGCCGGATGCGATTCCTCGGCTCTCGTCGTACCGGCGCAGTGTGAAGTACAGCTACGTGGTGAATGTGGGCATGCCGGTGGATGCGGCACTTCAGGGGTGGCAGCGCCAGGCGGCAGAGGTGCTCAGCCTGGCCGCATTGCTGGTTCTTTCGATACTGGTGCTGGCGCGCCAGATCAGCCAGTCGCGCATGCGCTTGCAGGATTTGGTGGATTCACTCCAGAACAGCCAGAGGGCGCTGGAGAGCAAAAATGCCGAGCTTGCACAGACCGAACTGCGCCAGCGCACGCTACTGGAGAATCTGCAGACCGGGCTGGTCGTGCACGCGCCGGACACCCATGTGCTGTTCTGCAATGCCATTGCCTCCAAACTGCTGGGCCTGAGCCGGGAGCAGATGGAAGGCAAGGTGGCAGTCGATCCAGCCTGGTGCTTTGTGGACACCACCGGTCGCAGGCTGGCACCGGACGAATACCCAATCAGCCGGGTGATTCGTGAACAGAAGGCACTCAAGGACATCGCGCTGGGCGTGCGCGTGCCGGGTCGTGAGGACGTGGTGTGGCTGGAGGTCAGCGCATTTCCAGAGTTCGAGACCGATGGCCCGCTCAAGCAGGTGGTGGTGAACTTTCATGACGTCACACAGCGCCGCCATGCGGAAGAAGCCCGCGAGAGGGCGGCGCGTGCCCTGCGCCTGGTGAGCGATACCAACATCACGCTGGCGCGCTCCGAAGGTGAGCACCAGCTGCTGGAAGACATCTGCCGCCTAGTCTGCGAAAAGGGTGGCTACCGCATGGCCTGGGTGGGTTACGCGCAGCAGGATGACAAGCGGTCGGTGGTACCAGAAGCGCAGTGGGGCATTGATGACGGCTATCTGGCAACGATACAGATTTCCTGGAGCGGCGACTCCGAATATGGCAGGGGCCCGGTGGGCACAGCGCTGCGGTCCGGTGTCGTGCAGGTCAATCGCAATTACTTGCAGAACCCCAACACGGCCCCATGGCGCGAGGCGGCGCTCATCCATGGCTACCGCTCCAGCATTGCCCTGCCGTTTGCCAAGAAGAGCGGCATGCGGGGAGTGGTTTCCATCTATGCCGCCGAGGAAGACGCCTTTGCTGCGGATGAGGTGGTTCTGCTGGAGGAGCTGGCGGGCAATCTCGCCTATGGGCTGGATGCGATTGAAGACCGGCAGCGCCGCATCGACGCCGAGTTCGCGTCGCGGGCCAAGGCGGATTTCCTGGCCAATATGAGCCATGAGATCCGCACGCCCCTGAACGCCATCACCGGCATGGCGCAACTCATCCGCAAGGACGGTCTCACGCACGAGCAATCGAACCGGCTGGACAAGCTGGAGGGTGCCAGCCGGCATCTGCTGCGCATCATCGACGCGATCCTGGACCTGTCCAAGATAGATGCGGGCAAGCTCACCCTCGAAGCCGTGCCCCTGCGCGTGGAACAGGTGGTGGCGAATGTGATGTCCATGGTGGCGGACCGCGCCCGCGCCAAGAACCTGGAGCTGGTCAGCGAGGTGCCCGCCATGCCGCTCAACCTGATTGGTGACGTCACGCGGCTGCAGCAGGCATTGCTGAATTACGCCTCCAACGCGGTCAAGTTCACCGAGTCCGGCAAGATCATCGTGCGGGCCATGCTGCTGGAGGAAACGCCGACCAGTGTCACTCTGCGCCTGGAGGTGGAGGACACCGGCATCGGCATTGAACCCCATGCCCTGCAGCGTTTGTTCGAGGCCTTTGAGCAGGCGGACAACTCCATCACGCGTAAGTACGGCGGAACCGGTCTGGGCCTGGCCATCACGGCGCAGTTGGCGCGCCTCATGGGCGGCGAGGCCGGCGCCACCAGCGCGCCGGGTGCGGGCAGTACCTTCTGGTTCACGGTGCGGCTGGAGAAGAACCCGGACGCGGATTTCGCAGACAGCGATGCAGACGACGACGAATTGCGTATGCTGTTGCAAGCCCGCCATGCCGGCAAGCGCGTGCTGCTGGCGGAAGACGAGCCGGTCAACTGCGAGATCACCAGCTACATGCTGGAGGAGGCCGGCTTTGTGGTGGACGTCGCGGAGGATGGCGTGGCAGCGGTGGAGCGGGCGGGTCAGCTCCTCTACGACCTCATCATCATGGACATGCAGATGCCGCGCATGAGCGGGCTGGAGGCCACCCGCGCCATCCGTCAGTTGCCGAACTATGGAGATGTGCCCATCGTGGCGATGACAGCCAATGCGTTTGTGGAGGATCGGGTGCGCTGCATGGAGGCCGGCATGGATGGCTTCGTGACCAAGCCGCTGCCTGCCCGCGTTCTGTATGCGGCCTTGCTGCAGGCGCTGAAGTAG
- a CDS encoding DUF3443 family protein translates to MAVLAACGGGGGGDSTTTTISGSGLNSLGLSPAVATAFVQTVNNLPVKVEDGPRAFQFTPNANILYATVTVCAPGDASRCVSIDHVQVDTGSVGLRVLASKVKALNLPPVTLAQGPTQNAWECFPFVIGGLWGANAVADVVLGQQTATAVAVQLIEDDPNAAVRYTSDCYNAADRNILDSAATLGSNGILGIGSTTLDCGLNCVAGNYSGTFVQYYSCPQGATSSAACTPAAVPANLQVYNPVAALPAPYNNGVVLKMPAVGDPGAASASGELILGLNSAANNTVPSNATKVYLGVDYVNHPNAYLNVSTQYNGTTFAGSYLDTGTNGLFFTDATLPRCQGSTWYCPKNTLNVSALVSDGDNPTQNRVPVAFQIGNAEGLFATSNTAFGDAAGATPTAGSSFAWGMPFFYGRQVYLAIWQQAGALTAPWYAWAPL, encoded by the coding sequence GTGGCCGTGCTCGCGGCCTGCGGTGGCGGCGGTGGTGGTGACTCCACCACCACCACGATCAGCGGCAGCGGCCTGAACAGCCTGGGCTTGAGCCCGGCTGTGGCAACCGCGTTTGTGCAGACGGTGAACAACTTGCCGGTCAAGGTGGAGGACGGGCCGCGTGCCTTCCAGTTCACACCCAATGCCAACATCCTGTATGCCACCGTCACCGTGTGCGCGCCCGGCGATGCCAGCCGCTGTGTGTCGATAGACCATGTGCAGGTGGATACCGGCTCGGTGGGTTTGCGCGTGCTGGCCAGCAAAGTCAAGGCGCTGAATCTGCCACCGGTCACGCTCGCACAAGGCCCGACCCAGAACGCCTGGGAGTGTTTTCCGTTCGTCATCGGCGGACTGTGGGGCGCCAATGCCGTGGCCGATGTGGTGCTGGGCCAGCAGACCGCCACAGCCGTGGCGGTGCAGCTGATCGAGGACGATCCCAATGCCGCCGTCCGCTACACCAGCGACTGCTACAACGCCGCCGACAGGAACATCCTGGACTCGGCGGCCACGCTGGGCTCCAACGGCATTCTGGGCATCGGCAGCACCACGCTGGACTGTGGACTGAACTGCGTGGCGGGCAACTACAGCGGGACTTTTGTGCAGTACTACAGCTGCCCGCAGGGCGCCACCAGTTCCGCGGCCTGTACGCCCGCTGCGGTGCCGGCCAACCTGCAGGTCTACAACCCGGTGGCTGCGCTGCCTGCGCCTTACAACAACGGCGTGGTGCTGAAGATGCCCGCCGTGGGCGACCCGGGCGCGGCCAGCGCCAGCGGCGAGTTGATCCTGGGCCTCAACAGTGCGGCCAACAACACCGTGCCATCCAATGCCACCAAGGTCTATCTGGGTGTGGACTACGTCAACCACCCCAACGCTTACCTGAACGTCAGCACGCAGTACAACGGCACCACCTTTGCCGGCAGTTACCTGGATACCGGCACCAATGGTCTGTTCTTTACCGATGCCACATTGCCGCGCTGCCAGGGCTCCACCTGGTATTGCCCCAAGAACACGCTGAACGTGAGTGCGCTGGTGTCAGATGGTGACAACCCCACGCAGAACCGGGTGCCGGTGGCGTTCCAGATCGGCAATGCCGAAGGTCTGTTTGCCACCAGCAATACCGCTTTTGGCGACGCGGCGGGTGCCACACCCACGGCGGGCAGCTCCTTTGCCTGGGGCATGCCGTTCTTCTATGGGCGCCAGGTGTATCTGGCAATCTGGCAACAGGCCGGCGCGTTGACGGCGCCCTGGTATGCCTGGGCGCCGCTGTAA
- a CDS encoding DUF2844 domain-containing protein has product MTSSSRTRRGRHAWLVTLLCAHAATAWAALGETQASVEREGTQLGARRSVAAMMRYTVQELQLPDGSRVVQYLAGNGRVFALRWNTRSKPDLSVLLGSAFPGYASAAQAAAQHGGIQRQFRHDDSDVVVQSSGHLQAYVGYAYRRSLLPPGVSVASLGWE; this is encoded by the coding sequence ATGACTTCCAGTAGCCGTACGCGCCGCGGGCGCCATGCGTGGCTTGTCACGCTGCTGTGTGCGCATGCCGCAACAGCCTGGGCTGCGCTGGGGGAAACCCAGGCATCGGTGGAGCGTGAAGGCACGCAACTGGGTGCGCGCCGTTCCGTGGCGGCCATGATGCGCTACACCGTGCAGGAGCTGCAGCTACCCGACGGCTCGCGGGTGGTGCAGTACCTGGCGGGCAATGGGCGGGTGTTTGCGCTGCGCTGGAACACCCGCTCCAAGCCCGACCTCTCCGTCCTGCTGGGCAGCGCATTTCCCGGCTACGCCAGCGCGGCCCAAGCGGCGGCGCAGCATGGCGGCATCCAGCGCCAGTTCCGCCATGACGACAGCGATGTGGTGGTGCAATCGTCCGGGCACTTGCAGGCATATGTGGGCTATGCCTACCGCCGCTCGTTGTTGCCGCCGGGTGTGAGTGTCGCCAGCCTGGGCTGGGAGTAG